One bacterium HR17 DNA window includes the following coding sequences:
- the hisG_2 gene encoding ATP phosphoribosyltransferase codes for MGATEAEVLTLMESADLRVDRLTPHYAVVDDPRVADCVFGDPRDLWTMVAKGDLDAAIVPFDDIAEEMRKRPIVKRLHIQPLTGELLFIVNADSQGLHAESLQDLLMLLQGAAEARGRVLLILNVSGDRLQNVLALLPALKAPTVAPLAGETPQMFSVMSVVPRTEVNRLIPQLLRAGATDIVEIPITKLIRGNL; via the coding sequence ATGGGTGCGACGGAAGCGGAAGTGCTGACCTTGATGGAATCAGCCGACCTGCGGGTTGACCGGCTCACCCCACACTACGCCGTCGTGGACGACCCGCGCGTCGCCGATTGCGTTTTCGGCGACCCCCGCGACCTGTGGACGATGGTGGCGAAAGGCGATTTAGACGCCGCTATCGTGCCGTTTGACGATATCGCCGAAGAGATGCGCAAACGCCCCATCGTCAAAAGACTGCACATTCAACCCTTAACCGGGGAACTGCTTTTTATCGTGAATGCCGATAGCCAAGGCTTGCATGCGGAATCGCTGCAGGACTTGCTCATGCTTTTGCAGGGCGCAGCCGAAGCACGAGGACGCGTGCTGCTCATCTTGAATGTGAGCGGCGACCGTTTACAAAATGTGTTGGCGCTTTTGCCCGCCTTGAAAGCCCCGACTGTTGCCCCGTTGGCGGGCGAAACGCCACAGATGTTTTCCGTCATGTCGGTTGTACCGCGCACGGAAGTCAACCGTCTCATCCCTCAACTGTTACGCGCAGGTGCAACGGACATCGTAGAAATCCCCATCACCAAACTCATCCGGGGCAACTTGTGA